In one Sander lucioperca isolate FBNREF2018 chromosome 7, SLUC_FBN_1.2, whole genome shotgun sequence genomic region, the following are encoded:
- the sema4ba gene encoding sema domain, immunoglobulin domain (Ig), transmembrane domain (TM) and short cytoplasmic domain, (semaphorin) 4Ba — MWTMSMAWLCLAAYTILLVGSFHTAVTESDVTPRLTFSYNAKERTTRSFSVGGVFNYTSLLLSKEDNTLYVGAREILFALNLTDISAVKLQRNLTWKTPERKRDECSFKGKDLQTDCFNYVKILLRMNSTHLYVCGTYAFSPTCAYINTADFSLVKSDNGEIVTEDGRSRCPFNPEYKSTAIMADGDLYAGTVSNFQGNEPIIYKSLSQGTALKTENSLNWLQDPAFVGSAYIQESLPKGNLVGDDDKIYFFFSEAGKEFDFFDNTIVSRIARVCKGDMGGERVLQKKWTTFLKAQLLCSLPDDGFPFNIIQDMFVLTPSPDDWKNTVFYGVFTSQWYKGASGSSAVCSFTMDQVEKAFHGRYREVNRETQQWYTYNHPVPEPRPGVCITNAAREQGISSSLHMPDKVLNFVKDHFLMDSVIRSQPLLLKRNVRYTQIAVHRVQTAKKAYNVLFIGTDDGRLHKAINVNNKMHIIEEMALFSDSQPVQHIELDTKKGQLYVSSFSELVEVPVANCTNYQSCGECILSRDPYCAWNGRKCVDVRQAPPNNAWQQDVDEADTSAICDKTVPSPRFAKPPPTRMSLCQVIIIPANTFKVLPCKLRSNLAERKWEFSESASHFHYPSPEGGLVVVAQADRQETYECWSVEEGFRQLLANYCVRGEAKHESTTLTGRSRTPQISQEEFIILPGETRSPQINTKTYWNELIVVCALLAFSLVVFSLFVVYRNRDHMKSMLKEGECPNMQQKKPRIVGKPAENLPLNGNTVTASASDHKGYQTLNDNYMCSTPPHECSSPDNSKSFSESEKKPLNLRESHVEISPTCPRPRVRLGSEIKDSIV, encoded by the exons ATGCGAAGGAGAGGACAACCAGGAGCTTCTCAGTCGGTGGAGTCTTCAACTacacctctctcctcctcagtaaAGAAGACAACACGTTGTACGTTGGCGCTCGGGAGATTCTCTTTGCACTCAACCTCACTGATATCAGTGCAGTCAAGCTACAAAGAAAT CTCACGTGGAAAACtccagagaggaagagagacgaGTGCAGTTTCAAAGGCAAAGACCTGCAG ACGGATTGCTTCAACTATGTCAAGATTTTACTACGCATGAACAGCActcatctgtatgtgtgtggaacaTACGCCTTCAGCCCCACCTGTGCTTACATA AACACTGCAGACTTCTCCCTTGTCAAGAGTGATAATGGTGAGATTGTTACAGAAGATGGACGAAGCCGCTGCCCTTTTAATCCTGAATACAAGTCCACTGCCATCATGGCTG ATGGAGATCTGTATGCTGGTACAGTCAGTAATTTCCAAGGAAATGAACCCATCATTTACAAGAGTCTAAGCCAAGGAACTGCTctaaaaacagaaaactcacTCAACTGGCTTCAAG ACCCGGCATTTGTTGGCTCAGCCTACATACAGGAGAGCCTGCCCAAGGGCAACCTAGTGGGCGATGACGATAAGATTTACTTCTTCTTCAGTGAAGCAGGAAAAGAGTTTGATTTCTTTGACAACACCATTGTGTCACGCATTGCTCGCGTGTGTAAG GGCGACATGGGAGGCGAGAGGGTTCTGCAGAAGAAATGGACAACATTCCTGAAGGCTCAACTCTTGTGCTCTCTGCCAGATGATGGCTTCCCCTTCAACATTATCCAAGACATGTTTGTGCTGACACCCAGCCCCGATGATTGGAAAAACACTGTGTTTTATGGAGTCTTCACGTCTCAGTG GTATAAAGGTGCTTCAGGAAGCTCTGCAGTGTGTTCCTTCACTATGGACCAAGTGGAAAAGGCGTTCCATGGGCGATACCGCGAGGTCAACCGAGAGACTCAACAATGGTACACATACAACCATCCGGTCCCAGAGCCTCGGCCTGGAGTG TGTATCACAAACGCTGCCAGGGAACAGGGCATCTCATCCTCGTTGCACATGCCAGACAAGGTGCTGAATTTTGTCAAAGACCACTTTCTGATGGACAGCGTGATCCGCAGCCAGCCTCTTCTGCTCAAACGCAACGTTCGCTACACGCAGATTGCTGTCCATCGAGTCCAGACAGCGAAAAAGGCGTATAATGTGCTCTTCATTGGCACAG ATGATGGCAGACTTCATAAAGCCATTAATGTCAACAACAAGATGCACATCATTGAGGAGATGGCGCTCttcagtgattcccaaccagtgCAACACATCGAGCTGGACACCAAAAAG GGCCAGCTTtatgtttcctctttctctgaaCTGGTGGAGGTCCCAGTAGCTAACTGCACTAATTATCAGAGTTGCGGGGAGTGCATCCTCTCCAGGGATCCTTACTGTGCCTGGAACGGGAGGAAGTGTGTGGATGTCAGACAGGCTCCACCAAACAA TGCCTGGCAACAGGATGTAGACGAAGCAGACACATCAGCTATATGCGACAAGACAGTGCCAAGCCCACGGTTTGCTAAACCTCCACCCACAC GAATGTCTTTATGCCAGGTGATCATTATCCCAGCCAACACGTTCAAAGTACTCCCTTGCAAGCTACGCTCTAATTTGGCTGAAAGAAAGTGGGAGTTCAGTGAGAGCGCAAGTCACTTCCATTATCCCAGCCCAGAGGGGGGGTTAGTAGTGGTAGCTCAAGCTGACAGGCAGGAAACCTACGAGTGCTGGTCAGTGGAGGAAGGCTTCAGACAGCTGCTGGCAAACTACTGTGTGAGGGGCGAGGCCAAGCACGAGAGCACCACCCTGACAGGCCGTTCACGTACGCCGCAGATCTCCCAGGAAGAGTTTATCATCCTGCCAGGAGAGACCCGCTCACCGCAGATCAACACTAAGACCTACTGGAACGAGCTGATAGTGGTGTGTGCCCTCCTGGCGTTTTCTCTGGTGGTCTTCTCTCTATTTGTGGTGTACAGGAACCGCGACCACATGAAGTCCATGCTCAAGGAGGGAGAGTGCCCCAACATGCAGCAGAAGAAGCCCAGAATTGTGGGGAAACCGGCTGAGAACTTGCCGCTAAACGGCAACACAGTCACAGCATCGGCGTCAGATCACAAGGGCTACCAGACCCTTAACGACAACTACATGTGCAGCACTCCACCGCACGAGTGCTCGTCGCCTGACAACAGCAAGAGCTTCTCAGAGTCGGAGAAGAAGCCTCTGAACTTGAGAGAGAGCCACGTAGAGATTTCTCCCACATGTCCACGGCCAAGAGTCAGACTGGGCTCTGAGATTAAAGACTCTATAGTGTGA